A window of Williamwhitmania taraxaci contains these coding sequences:
- a CDS encoding ATP-binding protein, which translates to FDDPARNALMDIVEQKYDKTSIIIAAQIPVKNWHETIGEGTIADAILDRMVHSSHRIELTVESMRKNKMKKTQINS; encoded by the coding sequence TTTGACGATCCTGCAAGAAATGCCCTAATGGATATCGTTGAACAGAAATATGACAAGACTTCTATTATCATTGCCGCACAGATACCAGTAAAAAACTGGCATGAAACAATTGGCGAAGGAACCATTGCCGATGCAATTCTAGACCGCATGGTTCACTCTTCACATCGCATTGAATTAACAGTAGAGTCAATGAGAAAAAACAAGATGAAAAAA